Within the Dolichospermum compactum NIES-806 genome, the region CACCTCGTCACCGTTTTGGAGAATGGTATCTGGTTCAACAAATTGTAAATTCACGCCAAAGCGGGTTATTTCTCGCCATTTGCTTAATTTGGGGTGTTGAGTAATTAGGCGATCGCACACCGCTTGTACAGGTGTACCAGATTGAAACTCCCACACTAACTCATTCACTCCATAAACTTCTTGATAAATAGCAAATAACTTTACAGTCACAGTAATCACAGAATCAGACATACAATTTTTTCATAACCTGATTTACTTATTGGGAATTATAGTAAATTTACCATTCTTAATTTGCACTAGTACAGCCTGACCTTGACGCTCTCTTTCTTCTGTAAACCGAAGTGGATAACCTGATGTTTCCCTGGTAGAAAGATTAACATTTTTCAACCTGTCTAATACTGTAGTTCTTGACGAACTCCCAGCTAGAGATTTAATAAAAGCCTGAGTAGCATCATAGCTAGTTGCAGTTGTCCAACTAATATCTCCCGTCCACTGTTTTTTTGCTCTTTTAGCGAAGGTTTTGGCTTCTGGTTGCTCTTCAAACCAGGGAACTGCGATTATTAAACCCTCTACATTTTTACCATTTTCACCACCTTTCTCTAAAGTTGTTTTTTTATAAAGACTCTCTCCACCTAACATCTTTAATTCTGGTATTTCCACTTTTTGGGTCTTGAGTTGCTGATTTCTATTGGTAATCTCCTTAGCAATGTTAATAGCAATATGAGCAATTTGTATATTTGGCAATAGTATGGCTGCTTGTGCTTTATTAATATCTACACTTTCAGCTACTTCTTTCTTTGCATCAAATGAACTAGCAGTTATATCAACGTTACGAACTACCTTACCTCCTAGTTTCTCAAAATGACGGGTAAATAGCTCTCTGATACTATTACTGTAAATACTCCCAGGATTTATAAAAACAACTACTCTTTTCACTTTCAGTTTATTAAAAGCATATTCAGCCAGTGCTTTTCCCGCAACTTCATCGGAATAAACAACTCTAAAAAAAACTGGATTTTGGAGTAAAAAAATAGAGGTGCTGGTAGGAGATATAACTGCTAATCCAGCTTTTTCATACTCTGGTAATGCCGCTTTGGTAGTATCACTAGAATTATGTCCTATTACTCCTAATATTGATGTATCCTTAATGAGTTGTTGAGCTATTTGTTGAGCTTGTTTTGGATCGTTGTTATCATTGGCAATAACTATTTCTAGTAATCTACCTGTCAAGCCCTTGTTTATATTAAATTGATTCTGTGCTTGAGCTACTCCACGTAATACTCCTTCAGTACTTCGTACAACTACTGCCAAGGTAAGAGGAGAACCTGCTTGACGAGCTAGGGCATTGTTGTAATAAATTACTACTTCTGGGTCATTTCTGTTTGCTTGTATGGCTTGTTTAAATAAATTAGCTGCTTGTTCATAATCGCCTTTTTGGAAAGCCTGAATGCCTTGATCACGAAATGTATTAGTATCAGCAGGAAATAGGGTTCTTTCGCCTCTACTAATTCTAATATCTGCTACACAAAAAACTCCAAATTCTTTCTTTTCTCCTACTGGACATGGGTTGGTATGTTTAACTAATATAATACTAGAAATAATTAATGATAATGTGGCTATTGCCGCCAAAATAATCGCTTTTTGATTTGGTAAAGTAACTTCTA harbors:
- a CDS encoding MoaD/ThiS family protein produces the protein MSDSVITVTVKLFAIYQEVYGVNELVWEFQSGTPVQAVCDRLITQHPKLSKWREITRFGVNLQFVEPDTILQNGDEVVLIPPVNGG
- a CDS encoding ABC transporter substrate-binding protein, with product MFYSITTHLQQQQQIIVCYGQRRIGKSSVIRNIPHRLKDLNEFVFVRSSLDYYSQEPLSKILADLAQQVVSDLCLDEENIKLPGIIDLESDSQVFFDEFLPQVYQLIENKNIVFLLDEFDALLNNDHPELLRHFNTSLPKIISTNNKLFLILFIEQKSINNPKLKQIFKDVPVIEIGLLDENSTKDLIIKPAENILEYEEDAIKEIFNLSAGHPYLIQAICFSIFGRARENDNWRVNREDVEAIINKVVELAGAGLAWFWDGFSIPEKIVFSAIAESQETLENYLALITRLTNELDHKLMTETEQLLRNNGFLDETEEKIKIELVRRWIIQHHPLKEEIHELDKLNLDQKKNQSILELYLDDYTEVSDQNNVSFFEDANQVKYEIIKSPTKLPENNSLNINILSDRQKAFLEVTLPNQKAIILAAIATLSLIISSIILVKHTNPCPVGEKKEFGVFCVADIRISRGERTLFPADTNTFRDQGIQAFQKGDYEQAANLFKQAIQANRNDPEVVIYYNNALARQAGSPLTLAVVVRSTEGVLRGVAQAQNQFNINKGLTGRLLEIVIANDNNDPKQAQQIAQQLIKDTSILGVIGHNSSDTTKAALPEYEKAGLAVISPTSTSIFLLQNPVFFRVVYSDEVAGKALAEYAFNKLKVKRVVVFINPGSIYSNSIRELFTRHFEKLGGKVVRNVDITASSFDAKKEVAESVDINKAQAAILLPNIQIAHIAINIAKEITNRNQQLKTQKVEIPELKMLGGESLYKKTTLEKGGENGKNVEGLIIAVPWFEEQPEAKTFAKRAKKQWTGDISWTTATSYDATQAFIKSLAGSSSRTTVLDRLKNVNLSTRETSGYPLRFTEERERQGQAVLVQIKNGKFTIIPNK